The region TGTGGAAATACACTCTTGGGTGTCTTGCTACAGGAAAATAATGTACAGACGGGATGTGAAGTTGGGTTAAATAAAACAGTACGTCTTTGTAAGAAAGGCTGTTGGGACTGGCTCAGTTCAAACTCCTCACTTGAGGAAAGCTGAAATATTTGAGTTCACACTCTAGAGTCAACCAAACAATACAAGGTcgccaggaaaaaaaactgttgtgaatgttttaatgtaGCCAGAAATTCATCTATTGCTCCCTACATCTGCTTGCGGGTATACGTTTTAAGCTCTCTGTGGACCTTTACCTTTGGGGGACTGTACAGGCCTCTCTGGCCGCAGCAATGCTGACAGTCGGCTTGGTTTCTTGGCTAAGACTCTGTTTGAAGACGGGAACAGTCTGGAGCTCCTCTCTCAGTGGGCTGGAGCTGGATCCCGAGTCCATCAGAGTGCTGGGACTGCGGGGAACAGCAGCGCTCAGCTGAGCCTCTGCACTGGAGGTCGGGAAAACCTGACAACGGAACGAAAGTCATGAACAGCACTAGATTGTTTAATTTAacccaaaatgtcaatgtgTGGAAATATATGGGAATATAAAAGCATATTTGTGCAATATGAAATATGCCATCAAGATTTGAAAAGGTCTTGCCACATGCTCCAGACAGACCGGAAATGTGAAGTCACCCAGCGTGCCACCCTacctgtctttctctgcatgTCGTCTCCTGCTGTGGCTCCTCCAGCACTGTGGAGGCACTGTTCAGAGGCTTAACAGCAGCGACGGCAGATCGCTctgctcccctcctcttctgGCCTGGCTTCACCTGCACTGCAGGCTTCATGACAGACGGCTTCACATTCAGTTTGGGCCTCACTGAAAAGGAGGCAGAGTTTTGATGATATGTACTGAAAGACAAGAGTACCTCGTCTCCCTTTTCTATCTTTCAGGTTACTCTAAGTCCTTTACGCCAACTAAGTAAAACAGGGTTTCTTGTTTACAAGACATTTAAGAAATCAGGTCTCTGCAGAAAACCAACAATTACAAGGTCACTCAGGTGCATGTGAATGTACAGATTGTAGTCTATGAAAAGGTCTTGGGGAGGGTTTCCTTATGCTCAAACAGAAACATGGGTAGCAAAAGTATGTATGAGTTAAAGGGGCGGTACCTTTGGTATCTGGAGTGTGTTCTGGAGATTTCTTCTGATTGTTGTTCACTGTTTTATCAGCGGTTGGGGTCTCTGCAGCCCGAGGAGCTGCTCTGGCCAGCTTGGCTGGTGACAGCGTGGTGGagctctttgtgtctttgtccgGGACCTCCCTGGAGCTGCCGGGGCTCTGTGAGCGGGACTCGGTCTCGGCCTCCAGTGGAGGAGAGCTCTGCTTCACAGGGACTGAGGTAATGGCAGCCTTGGATTTGAGGGGGTTGGTTTTAGGAGTGGGGAGCTTTTGGGTGGAGAGGGTAGTGTTAGGGGCCAGAGTGGCAGAGGAAGGTGATGAAGAGCCTGACGATGTAAGACTGATTCGAGCGGGAACCTTCCTCTTCAGACTTCCCTCGGCAGTCGGTTTCTGCGAAGGCTCAGCTTCAGCCGAGCCTTTGGCCTGCTCCTCTATTTCCTGCTTGCGAAGGCGCTTCTCCCGCATGATCTCCTCGAAGGTCTTGACCTTGACATTGTTCCCGTTGGCAGCACCGGTCTAGAAGAGACAAGGGAAAATGACCATTGCTATCTAGAGACACCAGAACAACAAGCAGCCAATACTGCAGTATCTCATATCTTACCTCAGTTGTCAGTGGCCTTTCCGTCACTTCAGCACTCTTCTCTGTTGTGACGTTCCCTGCTGAGTTCAACAGACAATTTGTGTTAGTAAATTGAATTAACAACAATTCTGCATGCATTCCTTGTGTCAACCCACAAGGAACAACACTATAACACACCTAAGTGCTATCTTACTTTGAGGAGCCAGTTTCTTGATGCACAGCAAGCGAGGATTCTTAGCAGCAGTGTTCTCCTCAGTGTCAGAGCTCTTCTTGTTTTCGCCCTCCAGGGCCCGCTGAGCCTGAATCCTGGCCGCCTTCTCCCTGCGGATCTCCTCCAGGGTCTTTACTTTAACCCCCCCCGCATTTCTAGCTTCAGGACAAGGCTCAGTCGTGGCAGACACTCCCTGGCTCTTGCCTGGCACTTTCTCAGCAGCGTGCTTGGCCTTTTTAGAGCTGGGgttctgcctctgctgctcttcctgccTTCTCTTCTTGGCTTGGAGGATCTCAGAGAACGTTTTGACGTGGCTAATGGAGTCTTCTTTGACGGTGATGGCCCGCCTGATACCCTTGGTGGTTTCAGTAGCGGTGGTTTTGGTTATGTTGACTTCTGGAGCTGCGGCTGAAGGGCCATTTGTCTTTGCAGCCTTCTCCTGTCTGATCTCCTCCAGGGTTTTGATGCGAATCTGCTCAGGAGCATTCTCTGACTCCATGTTGGTCTCAGCTGTTGGGGAAGTTGGgggacaacaacaaacaatgttttaatcAATGTGCATGATTAATATCTTTCCAAACATAATAGACGATGCCAACCTCTCATACATTCTTCAGACTTACCTGGTTGAGTGGGTGCAACAGACTGAGCAGGCAATCCAAGTCTTTCCTTAATAGGTTTCAAAGCTATGGAagcagaaggaagaaaaagatttAAATGGTCATTATCCATTCCAGACTTTATAAATTATGAGCCCCATCACCTTCCCACCTAAATATGCATCATCTTTCAGCACGATCTGGAATAAAAGGCTACATGTGCTCCAATACCAATGAGCTGGTTCTTGACGTGCCCCGATACTCACCTTTCTGAGGGGGCATGAATGGCTCTTCCTCATCCACAACGCTGCCAAGGCGATCAGCCAGACTCCTTTTCAGCAAGACACCTTCTCCACTTTTTACATCTACAGCAAGGACAAGTCATGAGATTCTAATCCAATCTTGCACTTTTAAGGCGACACAAAATCTGTTGACAAGGTGTAACAAGAGTCCAAGTTTACCGGTGCTGGGCATCTTCCTTCCAAGCCTTTCAGCCATGCTGCCTCTTGACCTCCCAGTTTTTTCAAAGGCAAGTGGTCCTGGGTTAAAAGAGAGACCATGTGCTTGAGAACAGGGTAATAATGATTAGATTTCTCTTTAGGACTGAAAGTAACACTTACTATGCTATCAACTCATTAgaattcatacatacatactttttttaTAGTTTCCAAGTGGAGAACATCCGGACCAGATATCTTAGCACGGTAAATCCATGTTTCATCTCATCATCAGATGAGAGACAGAGCTAagtaaaatgctgtttcaaagctaCCATGAGCCAGAGCCAATTATATCTATTTTATCTGTCAATATCTACAATCCAGTCATGGTTTTGTCCAGACAACGCAATGCTTCTGTTAGAAACAGTAGCAACAGCGGTCGAGCTAACCGTCAAGCTAGCATAACCATCTtctggattttgttttattaagaCCCCCAGGcactaatatttatttaaactgcCCATACACTGGTTTATTCTAGCAGTATCCATATTGAGCAACACAATTCCTCAAAATCATATTCCAGGACATCATCAGACCAAAAAACATATTACGTAATTAGTAAATAAGTCGAAACTGGGAGGAATGGTGCAGAGTTGGGTATCCAATCTCACAAATATCTGCTCTTTACCATCTCTCGCCTCGAAGAGGGACGGTCGAAACAATGActggatgttttctttctctccgttGGCCGAGGTATCAGCACTCTGGATGGGGTAACCCGCCCTCTTCATGCTGGCCTTCAGGGCCTTCCTCAGCCGGATCTCCTCAAGGGTGCTAACTCCAAAGTTCAGTGTGTCGTCTGTCAAGACACAACATAgacccataaaaaaaaaaatctatcaagGTCACAAAACTGTCAAAGATTTTGGGAGTACTACAGCTTCGGTCATAAATCATGATGAATACGTTTGCAAAGTTTAGTCTCTGACAGCAGTCTTACCTGATTTGGTTATTTTTCTAGGAGAAGGGCCAACCTTGCCATCCTCGCCCTCCTCTGAGAACTGGTCTGGAACATAAAGACACATAAGCGGTTAAGACTACAAGGACTAAATTTGTCTCCAAATGAGGACTAGAAGAGACAAAGAAGTACTTTTGAAGTTAAATCTAGCTCACCATCTTCATCCTCGTCATCGTCTGCTGGATTGATCACCactggtgggtgggtggggctTGGTACTGCCTCCTGAGTTTCTGTCTTGATGACGCCTCTGAGCTGCGGATTGGTTGCAGTGGGGAGAGGGGCAGCTGGCGGGGGAGCCGGTTCCTCGTGTGGCTGCTCCTCATTCTTGCTTAGACCTGGGAGAACGACATCGATTATCATTACCGCCTTTCACCATTGGACATGAGACTGTCTTTAACCatctacatttcatttcattcagtgtttgcTTAAACAAAGGCCTCTCACTTTTATCGGGTGGGACAAGCATGCCATCAATGTAGCGGGACCTTTCATGGAAGAAGGCACAGTGTGACTTCTGGCAGCCGGCTGGCTGGTTCTCCCAATAACAAGGTATCTCCTTTCGGTTTTTCTGTTACGatgaaagagataaaaacatgaaacagcatGCATGGAGGAGATGGGCTGATCACATCTCAATCAGTGTCCTAATACATTTGACAACACAACTGAATTAAAAGAATGGTAAAATGATCTACAATTCTAATTTGATTTTCACTCTTGTACACTGACCATGTTAAAATATGGTATAATCATTGAACAGAATGGAAGTCTGTGGCCTGAACACATGGTACAGTCGTGACGCTGGACTGTAATCGTGGAGCTATTCTCTCTGATATTATGGAGGAAGAGCCAATATTTCAAATCAGCCTTATTTTCAAAGCAAACATTTAGACACAAGATTTTAGAAATCTGctaagggggaaaaaagaagcaTGACATGATTCTACTGTATTTTGAATCACAGATGTGATCCTGTGTGTTCCTCCCAACAGGTCCAGAGGCAGGAGTGGAGCTCCTGCCCAAGGTTTACAGGGAGACTTTTTCTACCCTTCGATAATGGCCACTCAAGACACACGCAACCTCGAGTGGGCAAAGCTTGAAGGATATATTTGTGAGTTTCTGCAGTTTAAAACTAATGTTTAAATTGCACTTACTGTGATCTCCATGTGGCGAAACTTGCAGACGGTACGGAAGCAGCGTCCCTCCTGCCAGAGGTTGCAGACGGTCTCATTGCCCATAGCTGCCTCACAGTGTCTGAATGGGCAGCTGTCTCCCTGCACGATAAATGAAACACAGTGAGACTCTTCCTTCTGGTTACCACTTTCCAACTGGTTACgctatgtgtgtatatgtgagatCCGCCTTGCTTACCTTAGTGCAGGTAGAATAGTAAAAGAAGTAGCAGTCATCTCCATTGTTGGTCATAGTAATGCTGGTATGCCTCTTGAGTGACGGAGGTGATGAGGTTACGACCTTTAAACCCAGCAGCTGGTTCTCTTCAGGGCCAACAGGACTCTCCCTGACaccacacagagcagagcaacacatcagaaacagaaaacctACTCCATTACATCAATTCACCATGCGTTTTGTAACACGTCTGCACATGTAAAACTAATACCAAGAGGCCTAtttgtttttccccccccccatacaAGACAGAATGACTTGTTCAAACTTGAACTTTGAGGATCCTTACTGTAATTAAGTACACTAGCATATAATTTTAGGTTGTACTTAACCGATTGGGTTTTCTAAGTTTGTCTTGTAGTTATTTAATATGTGGATTATTTTCTTTGAATGCAATCATCAACGAAAAAGTGTCACGTAATTAATGTGACCTGTTGACCAAtcagtggtgttttttttccggGAATTAAATACAGCTTCTAAGAAATTTGATGGCCAGTGAGGCTTCACATATGAGTTTTTTTAAACCGGTCGTTTCGTCTGTACTATCaagccatttttattttgtttttagcctTGTGCCACCTTTACCTGAGGTGGCTGAGAAGTTGTCTCCCTCTTGAGCGCACTGCTGGTGGGGTGTCTCCGTGGTGGTATAGAGTCCTGAAGGAACACTTGATCCATGAGATAAGAGGAAAGGGGAGATGGGTCGCCCAGAGACACTTGTCTTCCTACGACATTCCTTTTCTGAGACTCTGAGACATCTTTATCTCCGCCAGACTGCTAAACATTACTGATGGTGGATGCAAGAGTcctttggggattttttttattattttttattaattggtGTAACCAATAAACGAAAcgccagaaaacaaaaacaaaaaaagatccaAAAATGCTTAAATTGATGTGGCAAAAGGGGGACAAACGTGGGATGgtgggtggaaaaaaaaatcctcagcTTCTTCTTGGGCTTGGAGCCattttgtgactgtgtgacattttgggtGATGGTAGTAGGGGGAAAAATGGGCAGGATATTCAAGCTTCTAGAGATTTTCAGCTGTTGATTACCAAtgctgaagagaaaaaaaaatcttctgcCAATGTATTCTCATGGGGGGGCAAGCTATCCATATCCAGCGAGGATGGTTTTAAACctacaaaatcaatcaaaaacactCCCCAGGGAACTGAAAAAAGGATTattaagagacagacagttgTGCACAAATACATAGGAGACAGTTGGACATTTCCATACAGAGGTACAGCATCATGAGACAGATATGCTCTCCATAATGACTCAAGAGCGAACTGGAATTCGGTTATAACAGGGGTCCAGGTCAATGGACAAACTCACTGTCACTACACTGCATTATCAAcccatgtttatttatttcaagtATCCAATCCAGAATAAAGAACATCTAAATTTGCCATTTTCGGGAGTCCAGATCTGGGTTGTTTATTTACTATCGACATGGAGGCCTTGGTTCGACACTGATGATGAGCCTGAAGAACAACTCTGGCTTCCATCTTAAGGAACAGAAAAAATGCGCTCTGAGGTAACATAATAGCACTTACATTGAAATAACGGGATAAAAATAACGATTCACAAGTTACAAATTCGCGTTAGAAGGAAAACACATACTTCTCCTGGTGCCACGACCACAATACTAACGTTAGTTAACCGTAAATTGCGGTAAAATATCTAAAACAGCTCAACAGGATCGACGTTTCTTGGCAAATAAAATGGGTCACCTTCAGTGTTGATTCAAGATATGTATAGTCAAAGCTTAAAAACTAACACAGTCAAGAAAACAATCAGATAACGTAACGTTGAATAATAGAAAGTACGTTAGCccaatgctaacgttagctgtaaCGAACTACTACTGTAGATTGGCAAACATTGGAATAATGTTATGTAAAGAAACAATAGAACGAATTTGAATTTTAGTCAGCCTGGCTAAGTATTGGCTATTATAAGAATACGGTAGCGTTACATGTCACGTTGACGTTATATTCTCAACACTTGACACATAAGGCTCGTGCAGTTGAGGGTTATTTAGCAATATGCTACATAACAGAGGCCTACCGAAACCACCAATTCCTCGCGACCTATCTTTAGCGTTAGCCAGCTAAATGTTGTTAagactgctgtttattttgtaattacCTGGTACTCATGGTATTCACTTTCGTATTTTAACACTATTATAAGTATAACAACAAAGTATACAATGTTAATTACCAGTTTCAgatttaaaaagattaaaaacttTGTGTAGTGTAGGAACCCCGTCCCGGTTCGTTGTCTGCCGCAGCCGCACGAAAGCAAAATGGCGACAGCAGGATAAAAGTACGGGGGTGGGCCACCCAGTGTGCTGCATTCGAGTCCAATGGAAAGATAGTAAATTCGAAAACTGGTGCTCTACTCCCATGCCGTGTCCCATTTGATTacctctactccactacaaaTCAGAGGGAGATATTGTATGGTTTACTACAAAAGCATACTAAAACATTATTGTATCAACAATAATGATTATAACAATattacatataataatataccaCGATCATCGGTGCCCAGTTTCTAAGTACACCAAACTCCATGCGCTCACACAGGTGAGATGTTGAGTTTATAAGGGTTTATAAATATTTCTTCCTCCactggttttgttgtgttgtcagaGTTCGCTGGTTCAATCCAGTAGACTAATTATGAGAGCCGTCGCCTTACTTCCGTTCACAGTGCAAAAAATGATATTCCCACAAGGGAGCAGTGTGAGCTCCTTTTTTCCATGTGGCTGATGTACGTCGAGAGTGATCATGTAGAAACGTTGTTCATGTATAGGCCTcaacaaataaaagttttacaATTAGCCTATGCCCTAGATGGAGTCAAGTCAGGTCAGGCCAActacatatatacacaataatGATTAGtgtgtatacacatatatgGATGTGAATCAGAAGTAGTAAGTAATGGGAGTCACAATTCCCTCTCATTATATtctccacagaaaacacagttacGCTCTATTGTTTTGAGAAATCTTTTTAAGACGTTAACGTATGTGGGgtagtaataatgataatgattatgataataataCCTAATAATACTTCACAACAACAGTCGTGCCTCCTGTATCCGTAAAGCTGGGAAAGGACTCCCACACACTCGCTTACTGCTGGTACATTCATTTcacaattcattttcataatatAGGTGCTTTCCTCCGACGCACCGGTCACATTCTCAGGTATACTgattttgtctttctgtgtgagTTGTTACAGTAATAACATAATTTGGGACAGTAAATGTGATACGAAGGCAGAGCGCCCAGACTTTTATTGTTCATCATAGGCAGATTAGACCAATCACTTCCAGATGGAATAGAGCCAAGAACTAATATTCTGTGATTGCAACATGCCAACTAtataacaaatgtttttctgcttagtggattattttgaaaagtaataCCGGAAGTGGTTTTTTTGGTCAGTTTGACAGCGATTCAGTAGTACAGGGTTTGACAGTAGTCTTATCAGTTACTCGCCTGGCTGTTATTCTGCCGCCTGCTGACAGTCAGTAGCCGTTGTTGTATCGCTTGCTACCGTTTGAATGTGAAACGGAGTGACTTTAAATTGCCTTTACGACCAAACCGACAACTTTAGGAGTGAAATACAAGCTGCCTTGTAGCCGTTGCACGTCTCAATGGACACTGTTCAGGTAGGGGAGTTCGCTGAATACCCAGGTTGACTTGAGTTAGCGTTAGCATGTCGTTAGCAGGGGTTGGCTAACAAGGGCAGGGCCAGTTAGCCGCAAGGTGACAAACAGGTAACGATAGTTGTGTTGGTGCTAACGTGAACGCCAAATCGTCACCCTTTTGTtgtgtgctttttgttgttCGTCTTTTTACACACCTTGTTATCCCCAGAATTTGGTGTCTGGATTTTCTCTGGACCTAGGACCACTGAAAGAACCTCTTGGATTCATTCGTGTCCTAGAATGGGTAAGTAAAGTccaaaataacttttaaaatcTTCCTAAATTAGTTAGTTCCAAGTTATTGTTATCTGTGTTCAGCCGGCATATCTACTCAGCATTCCTCTCATTTGATCCTCGTGATGTTTATGTATCATAGTGGCTAGTTTGTCCATTCCACTAATTCCATGCACCAGACAACATGCAAGATATTCTAGTGCACAGACTAAAGTGTAAAGGCTGGAAAAAAggttcctctgtctctgcttagTTCATTTGTAACTTTGGGGTCTTGGCTTTTGACCTGGTTCACTGAGTTAAATTATGCCATAGCTTGATCATTTACAATGCATGTAGCCACTGATTTCCCTTCTGCTGTAAGCCCTTGCAACCTTTCCATTGTAAACTTGGATCATGTATAGCAGTGGACCGAACTGGAAGCTGAAACAATTACCAGGAAATTCCCAGATATTGTGACTCCGGCATTGGAATAGTCGAGCTAAGATGATAGTTGTTGCATAGTTTCAGGCAGTTAAGCAGTGCAACCCGGAACAGGAGGGGTTGTTGATGCCAACCCGCTGTTACAGAAAAATCTATGCAGTGTAACGCAGATGGTTACGTAAGGTGGGCCAAAGTGAAAGCAGAGATATGAGTTGGTGCTCCTGTGAACCGGctcaaaatcagaatcagaatcagaaatactttgttgatcccctggTTGAAATTTTACATGTGCCTCTATGTTACATTTGCTCTATGTGGCTGTTGGGTGGAAGGCCAGCTGTTGAGAATCAAATAGCTTGGCCATGCATGCTGCTGCTCAGTAGAACATGCTCTAAATATCACTACCGTATGAGTTTGCGATTGACCTCATGATGAGCAATCTGAATGGGCCGTatactaaaaaaagaaaacagtccaGGAATGCCCCCTCGTATGTGACTGCGAATGCTCGTAGTGCCTTGTATTTCTTGTTGATGCAGACTACTTTGCAAACTGCTGTGTTACAGCAggcagtgctgtgtgttttttaaggtGTGGGCTTGTGACCTGTTGATAATTAACATATGCAAACAGCAGGTATTAACTGCCGCTGTGCTGTGGAGCTTCGCTCAATGAGAGCTGTCTATTGCACTATTAATGTATATTGCCCAATGGTCACTGTTAGGTTtgggtatcaaacctcaatacATTAAATATCAACCAAATTGTGACCCAAGTGTATTATTTTCATGGTTTTGCAGGGTGAACCATGACACGTCCGGCGATCAGAAAGGTTGTAGGTCAACAGTTTAGTCgcattatctaaaccactttatttggagggtAAAACTAAAGGTGAGGGCAATAATCTTTACTTACAACAACAGCACGTCATCGTAAAATGTTTTGgtacaatattattattttgcttcCAGGAGATGCACTGTAAATAAGGACCAGCCTTATTGTGacacaaatatttgtatattagcAGGAATGTAGCACAACATGCAAGTGAGGtgctttatttgaaaaataattgtGATCTCATTAATCTTGATTATTATTTTGGCCATAATCGTGTAGTAAGATAGTGTACAGTCTAAAATTTAACTAATTTGTCTAAAATCAGACGTTGTTCTGAGTTTTTAAAACTTGCGATATCATATTTCTCCTGGCAGTTCAGCAAGttcaagttgttgttgttgttgttgttgttgttggtggtggtcTGCTTCAGTCCCGTGGCTGAAATAGACACAACGGTGAGGCCTTCTTGTAATTCTTTTGGAAGATGTTTGCCGCAGCCTGTAAACAGTATTAGCATTAGACATTAGCCAGTTACGGCAGTTTCTAACCGTGTCAGGTGGAGGGTGGTCACTGCTAAGGGAGGTGGTGGTCTGGCTATTTTTGTAATCATGACCTGCTGGGCGTGTTTTTGCTACTCTATCGCCGTGATGTGTGCATGATGTGCTATATACAAATAAAGCTAGCTGTATGAAATGCTAAATTGCTATTGTCAGAACCTTGTGACTGGCTGCCGCGGTCTCTTATCTGTCCTGCCACTCCCAGATCAGGAGAGGTAGTGTGGAATGCTTTGGTCAGTCTGTGGGAGGCTGGGTGGGAGACTGGACTCTGGACAGGGAACCCCCACCCTGTCCGGAGGGTTTATTTGGGGTGCTGTCAGATTAGCCCGGGTGGGTCAAACAGGGCTGAGATGAAAGCTGAGCAATGTTGACACCTGAAAGATGAAACCCATTCCTGAAAATCCTCAGTGGGCCTGAAGCTTGCTAAATACTGCACTgcgtttctctgtgtgtgtgtgtgtgcttctgttatTTGTCTTTACTACACTACTGCAGCCTGCAGGCTGCTCACCTCAGTGCCTGGCCCTGTGCTTTTGGCCCATACTTACAACCGTTAAGCGCCCCGATGATTTGGGAATGTGCTTTGGTGTAGATGTGGGTCTAAGTGAACAAAGGACATTATTCTTGAGGAGAAAGTACGGAAGCAAGAATCACATGGCCCAAATCGGAAGCTTTTCATTGGAGGAAGGATGtcctggggtgggggggggtccctTTGTCACTAAGGTACTGTAGTGGTTATTCATACATACTTTACAAGACAGTTACTGCAACACCACCGTTTGGTTATGAGAAAAGAGCAATTTTCTTGTGACCATATCATCATATTGTCACTGAAAACTACGAATCTCCAATTTGGTTGGTTGTAATTTAGTTGAAGGATTGCATGCCCTCAGTGGGTTGAGGTCATTTTCCAACCCTTGTGTCTGATCATAAACAATCAAAACACTTTCCATAATACCAAATATGCGCCGTCATCCAGCAGCAAGTCTGTATTTTGACCGATTTCAGCTTATCTCAggtgaagttgttttttttatactcttGAattagggttgggcgatatgatGGTATATACAGTGTGACGGCAGTCGCTGGCGGCAATGCACCTCTAAGCTGGTGTGCCAGCcgctgcagaagaagagagggacaaGAAAACATGGGCTGTATTGGAAACCGCCTCCGCCTACTATACAAGCAGCACgcactgatttggccaaaatgtagcatgtagtgtGCAAGCAgaatatgcagtatgtcaacaacacccggatgtcgtactgattTGACATATTTGAGGTGAGAAGTAAGTAACCTAGCTACTGAATCTCTCACTCATATTAGATTATTAAGTT is a window of Enoplosus armatus isolate fEnoArm2 chromosome 3, fEnoArm2.hap1, whole genome shotgun sequence DNA encoding:
- the zc3h11a gene encoding zinc finger CCCH domain-containing protein 11A isoform X2, which codes for MTNNGDDCYFFYYSTCTKGDSCPFRHCEAAMGNETVCNLWQEGRCFRTVCKFRHMEITKNRKEIPCYWENQPAGCQKSHCAFFHERSRYIDGMLVPPDKSLSKNEEQPHEEPAPPPAAPLPTATNPQLRGVIKTETQEAVPSPTHPPVVINPADDDEDEDDQFSEEGEDGKVGPSPRKITKSDDTLNFGVSTLEEIRLRKALKASMKRAGYPIQSADTSANGEKENIQSLFRPSLFEARDGPLAFEKTGRSRGSMAERLGRKMPSTDVKSGEGVLLKRSLADRLGSVVDEEEPFMPPQKALKPIKERLGLPAQSVAPTQPAETNMESENAPEQIRIKTLEEIRQEKAAKTNGPSAAAPEVNITKTTATETTKGIRRAITVKEDSISHVKTFSEILQAKKRRQEEQQRQNPSSKKAKHAAEKVPGKSQGVSATTEPCPEARNAGGVKVKTLEEIRREKAARIQAQRALEGENKKSSDTEENTAAKNPRLLCIKKLAPQRNVTTEKSAEVTERPLTTETGAANGNNVKVKTFEEIMREKRLRKQEIEEQAKGSAEAEPSQKPTAEGSLKRKVPARISLTSSGSSSPSSATLAPNTTLSTQKLPTPKTNPLKSKAAITSVPVKQSSPPLEAETESRSQSPGSSREVPDKDTKSSTTLSPAKLARAAPRAAETPTADKTVNNNQKKSPEHTPDTKVRPKLNVKPSVMKPAVQVKPGQKRRGAERSAVAAVKPLNSASTVLEEPQQETTCRERQVFPTSSAEAQLSAAVPRSPSTLMDSGSSSSPLREELQTVPVFKQSLSQETKPTVSIAAAREACTVPQSPVLKTPTQPKSRRQSTAASRTASASSAAASTSAVDDFEDLINEFTDDHLEEDVDPGIGEDDLLQELSEMIDS
- the zc3h11a gene encoding zinc finger CCCH domain-containing protein 11A isoform X1, which codes for MTNNGDDCYFFYYSTCTKGDSCPFRHCEAAMGNETVCNLWQEGRCFRTVCKFRHMEITKNRKEIPCYWENQPAGCQKSHCAFFHERSRYIDGMLVPPDKSLSKNEEQPHEEPAPPPAAPLPTATNPQLRGVIKTETQEAVPSPTHPPVVINPADDDEDEDDQFSEEGEDGKVGPSPRKITKSDDTLNFGVSTLEEIRLRKALKASMKRAGYPIQSADTSANGEKENIQSLFRPSLFEARDGPLAFEKTGRSRGSMAERLGRKMPSTDVKSGEGVLLKRSLADRLGSVVDEEEPFMPPQKALKPIKERLGLPAQSVAPTQPAETNMESENAPEQIRIKTLEEIRQEKAAKTNGPSAAAPEVNITKTTATETTKGIRRAITVKEDSISHVKTFSEILQAKKRRQEEQQRQNPSSKKAKHAAEKVPGKSQGVSATTEPCPEARNAGGVKVKTLEEIRREKAARIQAQRALEGENKKSSDTEENTAAKNPRLLCIKKLAPQTGNVTTEKSAEVTERPLTTETGAANGNNVKVKTFEEIMREKRLRKQEIEEQAKGSAEAEPSQKPTAEGSLKRKVPARISLTSSGSSSPSSATLAPNTTLSTQKLPTPKTNPLKSKAAITSVPVKQSSPPLEAETESRSQSPGSSREVPDKDTKSSTTLSPAKLARAAPRAAETPTADKTVNNNQKKSPEHTPDTKVRPKLNVKPSVMKPAVQVKPGQKRRGAERSAVAAVKPLNSASTVLEEPQQETTCRERQVFPTSSAEAQLSAAVPRSPSTLMDSGSSSSPLREELQTVPVFKQSLSQETKPTVSIAAAREACTVPQSPVLKTPTQPKSRRQSTAASRTASASSAAASTSAVDDFEDLINEFTDDHLEEDVDPGIGEDDLLQELSEMIDS